In one window of Rhinatrema bivittatum chromosome 10, aRhiBiv1.1, whole genome shotgun sequence DNA:
- the LOC115099819 gene encoding putative proline-rich protein 21, whose amino-acid sequence MNSAQQAAHSYPCSWLSAFLLSTPVKNCPCQKKSGQSCSPPTSDRCESRIWKVRCLPQHPRCIAALSRCLPQHPRCTLQVPPPASSLHCCTLQVPLPASSLHSPGASPSILSVLSRCLSQHPLCTLQVPLPASSLYSPGASPSILAALSRCLSQHPLCTLQVPLPASSLYSPGASPSILSVLSRCLPQHPRCTLHLPLPASSLYSPGASPSILSVLSRCLPQHPRCTLQVPLPASSLHCCTLQVPLPASSLNSPGASPSILSALSRCLSQHPLCTLQVPPPASSLHSPLASPSILSVLSRCLSQHPLCTLQVPLPASSLYSPGASPSILSALSRCLPQHPRCIAALSRCLSQHPL is encoded by the exons ATGAACTCTGCTCAGCAGGCAGCTCACTCCTATCCATGCTCCTGGCTCTCTGCTTTCCTCCTGTCTACACC AGTGAAAAACTGTCCATGCCAGAAAAAGTCAGGGCAAAGTTGTTCTCCACCCACCTCAGATAGGTGTGAAAGCAGAATTTGGAAAGTCAGGTGCCTCCCCCAGCATCCTCGCTGCATTGCTGCACTCTCCAGGTGCCTCCCCCAGCATCCTCGCTGCACTCTCCAGGTGCCTCCCCCAGCATCCTCGCTGCATTGCTGCACTCTCcag GTGCctctcccagcatcctctctgcaCTCTCCAGGTGCctcccccagcatcctctctgtaCTCTCCAGGTGCctctcccagcatcctctctgtaCTCTCCAGGTGCctctcccagcatcctctctgtaCTCTCCAGGTGCCTCCCCCAGCATCCTCGCTGCACTCTCCAGGTGCctctcccagcatcctctctgtaCTCTCCAGGTGCctctcccagcatcctctctgtaCTCTCCAGGTGCctctcccagcatcctctctgtaCTCTCCAGGTGCCTCCCCCAGCATCCTCGCTGCACTCTCCACTTGCctctcccagcatcctctctgtaCTCTCCAGGTGCctctcccagcatcctctctgtaCTCTCCAGGTGCCTCCCCCAGCATCCTCGCTGCACTCTCCAGGTGCCTCTCCCAGCATCCTCGCTGCATTGCTGCACTCTCCAGGTGCctctcccagcatcctctctgaACTCTCCAGGTGCctctcccagcatcctctctgcaCTCTCCAGGTGCctctcccagcatcctctctgcaCTCTCCAGGTGCCTCCCCCAGCATCCTCGCTGCACTCTCCACTTGCctctcccagcatcctctctgtaCTCTCCAGGTGCctctcccagcatcctctctgtaCTCTCCAGGTGCctctcccagcatcctctctgtaCTCTCCAGGTGCctcccccagcatcctctctgcaCTCTCCAGGTGCCTCCCTCAGCATCCTCGCTGCATTGCTGCACTCTCCAGGTGCctctcccagcatcctctctga